In Macadamia integrifolia cultivar HAES 741 chromosome 1, SCU_Mint_v3, whole genome shotgun sequence, a single window of DNA contains:
- the LOC122087411 gene encoding probable calcium-binding protein CML45, which produces MEIKTISTSLPVARFVGIPIFHRILNWVFQMPYSSFLYLLQLKHGFGICEKNHCPNQLASKQSFWEDKGDKDGKLSRKDMEVVMEKLGIFCNPNDETVQERLGCEEFSVLFEDEEPSLEEVKDAFDVFDQNRDGFIDAMELQRVLYCLGLCRGGFKMEECKRMMENFDTNKDGRIDFNEFLKLMENSFQLMQRHG; this is translated from the coding sequence ATGGAAATTAAAACCATCTCAACTTCTCTTCCAGTAGCTAGATTTGTTGGAATCCCAATATTTCACCGAATTCTCAACTGGGTATTTCAGATGCCATATTCAAGTTTTCTATATCTTCTCCAACTCAAACATGGCTTTGGAATCTGTGAAAAAAATCACTGTCCTAATCAACTAGCAAGCAAGCAGTCCTTTTGGGAAGATAAAGGAGATAAAGATGGGAAGCTAAGCAGAAAAGATATGGAGGTGGTGATGGAGAAGTTGGGAATTTTTTGTAACCCTAATGATGAGACAGTTCAAGAAAGATTAGGATGTGAGGAGTTTTCagttttgtttgaagatgagGAGCCAAGCTTGGAGGAGGTGAAGGACGCATTTGATGTGTTTGATCAGAACAGAGATGGATTCATAGATGCAATGGAGTTACAGAGAGTTCTTTACTGTTTGGGTTTGTGCAGGGGAGGATTCAAGATGGAGGAATGCAAGAGAATGATGGAAAACTTTGACACAAACAAAGATGGAAGGATAGATTTCAACGAATTTCTGAAACTTATGGAGAACAGCTTCCAGTTAATGCAAAGGCATGGGTGA